CCCCTGCAGGAAGAACCCGGCCCAGTCGGCGAGGCGCGAGGCCTGCTGCACGCTGCTCGGCACGATGACGATGGTGTACTTCGCCTTCAGCTCCTCGAGCGACTGCTCGACCTTGGCCGTCGAGATCGGGTCGAGCCCCGAAGTCGGCTCGTCGAGCATCACGACCTCCGGCCCGAGGACGAGGCCGCGCGCGATGCAGAGCCGCTGCTGCTGCCCGCCGGAGAGGGCGAAGGCCGAGTCGTCGAGCCGGTCCTTCACTTCGTCCCACAACGCCGCGGCGCGGAGCGCCTCCTCCGCCGCGAGGTCGAGCGTGCGGCGGTCGCGCACGCCGGCGAGCTGCAGCGGGTAGCGCAGATTGCCGCGGATCGACATCGGCAGCGGCGCCGGCAGCGCGAAGACCATCGCCACGCGGCGGCGCAGGCCGACGACGTCGAAGTCGGGGGCGAGGATGTCCTCGCCGTCGAGCAGCACGCGGCCGGTCGTCTTCGCCCGGTCGGCGAGGTCGTTCAGCCGATCGAAGGTGCGCAGCAGGGTGCTCTTTCCGCCGCCCGCCGGGCCGAAGAGCACGTTGATCTGGTTCGCCGGCAGCGAGCACGAGACGTTCTTGAGCGCGGGGCCGTCGTCGCCG
This is a stretch of genomic DNA from bacterium. It encodes these proteins:
- a CDS encoding ATP-binding cassette domain-containing protein translates to MKAEAPPAKIVVEDLSVRYGDDGPALKNVSCSLPANQINVLFGPAGGGKSTLLRTFDRLNDLADRAKTTGRVLLDGEDILAPDFDVVGLRRRVAMVFALPAPLPMSIRGNLRYPLQLAGVRDRRTLDLAAEEALRAAALWDEVKDRLDDSAFALSGGQQQRLCIARGLVLGPEVVMLDEPTSGLDPISTAKVEQSLEELKAKYTIVIVPSSVQQASRLADWAGFFLQG